Genomic window (Nicotiana sylvestris chromosome 7, ASM39365v2, whole genome shotgun sequence):
AAGCAGAATTAGAGAAATGAATTCTTATTGAACGTCGGCCTCTGATACGGCTTTACAAGAGCGAACTACAATCTTTCAAGGatataactgaaatgataacgtTTGAGAAACATATGTAGAGTGAACTTTCGTGTGTCCTCAGCGTGTGTTACAAGTAAATAAAGCAAGGTATTTGTAACTTAAGTGGGATGTAGTTGTTCCGAGTTCCTAGCCTACACGTTGTGTATGTGGCTAGTGGGGGGCGAGATCTCCAATAACTATAACCATAATAGCATCACGGACGGGGGCCACGATTTCAGGAGGATCCCGGATGTACCGGAATTAGTCATCGGAAACGTTTAGTCTGTTCCGGATACATACTTGGTGAATTTCTTTCGGTTACTCTTGTCCCGTATATGAATGGTCGGCCCCCATCATGATTCTTCAGCTCTCTCGGCTATAGCTTCCATGCTCACAGGTGTCAAACCACTCCTACCATATGTCACTACTGTGTTGTACCACGTGTTAAGAacgatttttcccaatacaaacaATGGCAAAGTTTTTGCAACAATCAATTTTATGATCATTTGGACCATTTACATTTTAGTATAACAATAGTTCTAATTTTCCTTGATAACTGTACCAAAACCAAATGGGAGAACAACCACCAAAGAGCGAGTATTAAACTTAACCAAATAACAAAAATGAAACTTCTGCTCTTCTAAACCCAAATAGAATCAACCCGATGGATACAACTTATAAGACCTAAAACCCCAGCTTAACCAGCTTTTATATTGGTAAACCAACCAATTATGTTTTCTTAAACCCCCTCCCCATCCCCCTTTTGTGGAAGCCCCAAAGGCATTAATTCTGAACAGTCAGTAGAGGAGTTCGTTTCACAGTAGGATTTCTGTTGGAAAGAGTTAAAAATACAATGGTCTTGGAAGTTCCATCTATATCCTTGGCAGAAATTAACTGTCATGTTTAACACGTAAATTCACTTCAAAGTCACCTTTTAATCTTTCTCCCATTATCACCCTGCGCAAGATACTCCACGTCCCAAATTAACCAACGTAGTTTGACCAACACAAAGATGAAAGAAGAAAGTTTGAATGAGATATTGCGCTTCAATTTGGCAGGAATACACAAAGATAAGAGTTTGGACATGCAAATCCATATAAAGATGTCAAACCAAATTCCAACATATATGCAACTACGCCTCAACCGAACTAACATGTAAGCGCATATACAGAAGCGGTAGATAAATTTTTGAAGGTTGTGAAATACAACATTATTTAATGAAAAAAGAGATCAAAAAAGAGAGCAGGTCAAACAAATTTGAAATAAGCGAATAATAAGAAACTAGGTAATAGCACCCAGCACGTGTTCAAGTTTCCCATAGtatctaatttctcaaatttagTATTGAAACAACCAAAGAAGAGGGGAGCAGTTTCGGACTCAAGGACAAACAAGTACTCTTAATTTCTTAAATGTACTAATTCAAACTGCAAATTTAGAGAAACGTACTTCTTCACATTAAAGTCTGATGCTTCATTGTCTGCTTGTGCCCCCGATTTCTTGGAATGCATAAAAGCATAGACTTCTTCCGACCAACCACACGTTCTTAAAACTAATGAAGCCTCCTTATGGAGCCTGAAACTCATTAGAAAGATAGGGTTAAAAATCAGTTTGAGCAGATAAGATAATACTGTTAAAAGTTTATTAGGCAAGACTATGAAAGCAGAAAGTACTTCATTATCTCTAACCACCAAACAAGATGACAGCAAAAGGGAGCTTCCCATATGTATATAGCTTGACAACAAAACAAATTAGAACTAAACAGCTTGGCTTCATCGAAAAAAATGTCCTACTCAACTTCCTTCCTCAGAACTCTTCTCAATACATTGTTAATGAGGTCAAGATAAGATATGGCTGATCAGTAACCAACATCATAAACAACTGAGAAGAACAAGAAAATGCACAAATCGTACACCACTCCACAACCTTGTCTTAgacactcttttttcttttcctttttttcctccaAACCAGTGATAAGAGACTTTTTACTGTAATCACTTCCCCACTAAAACTGAAAGCAGAGATGGACCAGAACACAAAATGGTTTTCCATTCTGTGGTGAGTAGTGACAAGCACGGATTCGGAAGAGATGAGTGCTTCCAGTTTATTAATTCAAAGGATATCTCGCCTAATTAAGAGAGACAGAGAATAATGTAAGGCAAAACGCTTGGCACCCTATGGACCTATGCAATCAAATGTAACACAATAACGATTTCATTTTAGCAGCACATAACCTCAAGTTCTAACAAATGTGGGTACAACTATAATGAGTTCTAAAGTTCGATCCCTAAAGTATAATAATACTAAGGACGAGGACTGCAGGAAATGCAGAGATAGAATAACATACTCCTTTTTTAATTCTTCCACCTTCGCACGAGACTGAGCATCTTGCTCAAGCAGGATGCAGTCATCTGGTAATTTTCTCTTTGAACCTGAGATAGAAGAGGATTCAACACGGCCATTTGACATCTCCTTTTGTACAGAAGTCACCTCAGCTGCCTTTTCATTATTCTCCCCATTATTTTTACGCACATTTCCCCTTAAGGGATTAGTTGCGACACTCTGGATTTTGCCATTTCCATTTGCCTCTTTGGCAGATGAATCCCTTCCTGCAGTCTTTCCATTACTCAAACCATAATCTTTATGGGGACCGTCTGCTACAGAGCTGGTTGCTACACCCGGAAGTTTCCCATTTCCGTGTGTTAAGGCATGTGATCTTGTCATATGACCATTACCACAACTTTTCCTAATACCGTTCCTGTCTGGCAATGATGTAACCTCTTTCTCTGTAAGAACTGATGCTCTCACATCACCATTTCTATTGTCAGATTCTCTTTGATGAACAACAATTTTGATATTCCCAGAAGAAGGTATCTTCTTGATGGAAGATCTTTCAAATATGCTCAACTCCCTCACTGGGCTCGAATGCACTTTACTGACCTTAAAAGTCATTACATTTTCTTTCTCAGAGGGGTGGCCTAAAACGTGTTTGCCATTTTCTGGTTTTGCTAAGTCACAGGTCGAGATTTTGGATCTAGCCAAGCCATTGGAATGATTGAACTTTGACCCATTAACTGATAAACATGTCTTGGTGAGTGGTGACCTCTGCTTGGTACGAGAGAAGAAAAGGATGTACACCTTCTCTGACAACACTTCTTGCAAGGTTGAAAGAGAAACAAAAGAATCATTACAGCAGTACCAACGACCCACAGCATCCTGCAAACAGCCAACCAAAATCAAAACACAAACATCAGGCAAAACAAAACTATGATTGGCTCCATCATCTTATTATTATCATCTTTGACTATACAGAATAAGGAATAACGAAGAACAAAGAAAACGTTGAGACTCTTGTAAGCTTGGCCAGACAGATATTTTTCCACCAACTAATGGAGTTCACGGCATGCCAGCGTATGCATGAGAAATTATGAATGTAATTTACCTTCAACAGGACACATTGAGACTActgttttgaaaaaatacaagagGAAATTAATAGGAAATGAAGTCATCCATGTAGAAATTCACAACTATGATTCTGGCATACCTTGATATATGCATAATAATGCCCTGAATCCGGTGAAAAGCCTGAGTGGACAATAGTTCCAAAAAGATTGTATTCTGGATGAGGATCCTGCAAAATAAGGAACATAAAGTAACTTGACTATGAGACAGAAGTACCTTATTAATCAACTTACTCACTAGAAGTTGAGTGTTCAATCAGCGAGGATGTGCAACTCCCATCGTTCACCTTTTTTTATTTCGAATAGGCATACTACTATTCTGTCAGCAGGAGTTACAGGTACAATTCTTAAGGAGGATAGGTCAAATACACATATATGCACCATAGACTATTATACCTAAATTGATGCAAGCCAATATAAAATCCATTGTACCATGAATCAACAACATCTACGCCTCAGTCCTAAATAAGTTAGcgtcggctatatgaatcctcaatGACCATGTTCTCCATTTAAATTCATATCATGCCAAcattatacaaaataaaataacaatGAAAAAGTACTAGAAGTTCCCTATATTTCCTAATAGGATAAGAATCTCTAATAGGGCTAAAAGACTCCTAAAAGGCATACAGCTAAAAGTAAATGTATTAACATGACTAAAATATACTCACAGCTACCTGGTATCGCCTATATAATCATCTCCTTTCTTTCTTCATCAAAATAAATCTATTTCTTCCCATGTGCCCTATCTTTCGCTAAGTCTACAATATTCCAAGAGATTGTAGGTCTTTCAAGACAAAAAGCAAGAAAAAAGAATGCCAAGAAATAGTGTCTCCCAAAAACAATACACAAACCAACTCCCTGAGACGCACAACCCCATCCAGTTTACCTTCTCCAATTAAGATTCTAATCCCATCTGTTAATATCATGAAATTGCCTAAATCCAGAGTTGAGTACATATAAGACCACAGATTTCCCAACTCGAAGAATGGAGAACATGCATATGTTAGCAAGGAAGAATGGAAGTCATTAGCAGAAAAAACTATCTTTTTTTGGATTAAAAGTAAATATTGGTAGAATTACTCTCCTGTATTAAAACTATGCAGTTCAGCCCTTTCTTCTAAGCAGATTTACAGACAGTGTAGACAAAGTACGAAGCAAGCTATGAAATTTGCACCTGTGATTTTGATTGGAAACCCCAAAAACTACCTGCGTAGATTCCAAATCCAAATGAATTATCACagcagtattcccttgttcccaATGTTGGTTATTACATAGTTGGAATTTTTTACTAGTGCCACCCTATCTTGATTTGTCCAAGACGTGGTATTAACAATTCAAGAATTGGTAAGACAGGGCACTAgtcttatagcccgtttggccaagctgcaaaaatcagcttattttgagaagtgtttttctcaaaagtacttttggtgagaagcagtttgtgtttggctaattagcttgaaaagcacttctgagtagcaattagtgtttggccaaactttaaaaaattgcttctaagtgtatttttctcaaaagtgcttctcaaaaagtgcttttggagagaagctacttttttctgcttctccaaaactgcttctgcttctcctcaaaagcactttttttcattttagaagcttggccaaacacctcaatttgaggccaaaagtgcttttggccaaaaaaagcacttttggccaaaaataagattggccaaataggctattaATTGGAGAACCCACAAACAAATTATCACAGCAGTATTCCCTCGTTCCCAGTTAGAATTTCATAAAAGGGCCTCCCCGCATTGATTTTTCCAAGCAGTGGTATTAACAATTGAGGAATTAGTAAGACAGAGCAATTGTCTAACAAAGGTGTTTTGATAAACTCTTACAGATGGGACAAGATCAAACCCAACTCATTTTTGTCCCTTCCTCCTTCTTCCCTCTAGCTCCTCTCTCCCAGTCACACCAGTATGGAGCAACATCATAGTCTAGCATCCTCCCTCCGGTAGCTCTCACCCATCCTGGCATCTTCACTGACACATTTATAGCTCCCTTATTCAAACTATTAGCATCAGTGCTTCTACCTCACATACCCTAAGATCACCATCTCTTACTCTTTCAATACCTTGATGTAATTATCATTGATGGCAGCTCCATCCTCTTGAGTAACCCCCCCCCCTTTTCCTCTTTTCTCCATCCCCTACCCTACGTCATAATAGCGTTATAACTCTACACTAACCTTTGCAATCAAGAAAGTAATTTTTTTCAAGGGCAATCTGAGTTTTGGATCAAACATGACAGATTGTTGATTATACCCTGTATTACTTCGACTTACCAAACCCAAGGGGAGAAGGCAGTAATACTATCTTAATATCCTCCTGTATTTTTGTAGTACCCAGTGTTGTGAAGAGCGTAAAGCGAGGAAAAATGACGAGCCCCTTTTCGCTTAAAGCGAGAAGCGAAGCGCTCGCTTTTTTGAAGTGAAGcggaattttaaagaaaaatattaaaataaatattgcaTTTCAAAAAGAAGGGCAGTATAACTTTAACGGAAAAATGGGCAGTATTTCAATCTTTTTATCACTGAAACagagcaagaaaatgaagaagaagaagaggagaagaaTGAGAAAGAAGAACTGAAGGGGGAAAAAATTTCGCTAGCATTTCGCTGCTATTTGGATGCTGAAAcagtgaaagaaaaagaaaaagaaaaagaaggaggaggaagaagaagaaatcacATACCTGGGACCAAACTTGATGATCTTGAAGTTGAAAAGTGTAGAAAACTTCAACCCTAGGTCGCCTCTTTCTTTCTTTGTTGCTGCTCGATGGTGTTTTAAAAAAAGACAGCTTTTTTAATTAAATACGTTGGCAGCCCAGTTATAAAGAGAAGCGCTCGCTTCTTATGCTTCGCATCGCTTCATTGCTTCTCGCTTTTTCAGGGGAAGCGAGCACTTTTGTAAATCTGCAACGCCTCAACTAACAGCTAACAGAAGTGCCAGATACCTCCCCTAGCTTCGCTTCTCGCTTTAAGCGAGGAAGCGCTCGCTTTTTACAACCCCGGTAGTACCATCTTGGTATCATCTTGTTAATAGATTACCTTTACCTTATCAAACAAATACCATCTTAATGTCCATCGGGGCCACCAAACAACCCCTAAGTTGACCTAGATAAGCATGTGATTGCCTTAAACATTTTTTAATACTGAAGACTACGAGGCTTGGAGGAGTAGCGGGGATTTGAGCATTATGTGGACCATGACTACGTATTGCATTAGGGAAGCTGCTAGAGAGGTATTAGGGGTCTCGAAGGGTTACTCTGTTGgtcacaaaggagactggtggtggaatggagAGGTCCAAAGAAAAGTGGAAACCAAAAAAGCGGCGTGTCTGAAGCTAGTGGAAGCGTAGACGAGGAGGAGAAGCGGACGAGTAGGGAGTGGTATAAGATGACTAAGAAGGGGGCAAAGTTTGCAGTTACGGTGGCTAAGACCGCAGCATTTGGTCGTTTGTACGAAGAACTTAAGGGCAGAGGCGGGGATAAGAGGCTACTCAGGCTGGCCAAGGTGGGAGAAAGGAAGGCCCGTGACTTGGACCAAGTGaagtgcaacaacaacaacaacatacccagtataatcccacggatgtggtctggggagggtagtgagtacgcagaccttacccctacctggaAAGGTAGAGACGccgtttccgatagaccctcggctcaagaaaaggtGGAAAGGATGTGGATGTTGTTCTCAACTTCAGACATCTTTTGCTACGCTCATTTCTGCTACGCTCATCTTTTGGACATGGGACATCTTGACGGGCCAACACTCAGCTCCATACAACATAGCTGGTCTAACCACCACCCTGTAGAATTTGCCCTTAAGTCTAGGCGGTACATTCTTATCACATAAAACCCCCGAAGCTAGCCTCCATCTCATCCAACTTCAATGCGGTGAGTAACATCCTCGTCAATTTCCCCGTTGCTTTAGATTATAGACCCAAGATACTTGACACTATCTCTTGTGGGAATGACTTGAGTATCAATCTTtacttctacttcttcttcatgCCTCTCCTCAcggaacttgcactccaagtattcagTTTTcgacctactcaacttgaaacctttggtTTCCAGCATTTGTCTCCAAACTTCCAACCTAGCGTTAACACCCCCTCGCGTCTCGTCAATCAGTACAATGTCATCATcaaataacatgcaccatggcaccctCCCTTGTATGTGACGTGTCAGGACATCCAACGCTAGGGCAAACAAAAACGGGCTAAGGGTTGATCCCTGATGCAACCCCATCTCCACTGGGAAATGTTTCAAGTTTCCTCCCGCAGTCCTCGCCCGATTCTTAGCGCCTTtgtacatgtccttaatcaccctaatgtacgcTATCGGGACTCCGCTGACCTCCAAACACCTGCATAGCACCTTACTCGGGACTTTGTCATAAGCCTTCTCAAGGTCAGTGGACACCATGTGCAAGTCCTTTTTCCTCTCCGTATACTGCTCCACCAATCGTCTCACGAGGTGATGGCTTTTATGGTTGATCGTCCCGACATAAATCCGAACTGGTTCTCAAATATAGATACGCATGTCCTCACTCTCttctccaccaccctctcccagacCTTCATAGTGTGACTCAGcagcttgatacccctatagttgttgccAGTATTTTGAATAGCGTGAGGCAACAAATAGCGATGAGGGCCCGCTTCACTGAGGCGAGAGGCAAGAAGCGAAGCGCTCGCCTTTTTTATGTTAAGCGACAATTTATATAAaaagataaattattaaatttgcatatatatatatatatataaaatatatatatatatatatatactaaaaaCTCAATAGcaataatatattaaaaaatatatcaaTTAAAAACTCAGATATGAAGAAGCTCTTCGCCTCTGCCCATGAAGGAATTGAAAAGcagagcaaaaaaaaaaaagacgaagaaaaaggaaggaagaaagaatgaaagaaaaagcTCTATGTTGCTCGATCAAAAAACATTagatcaaaaaagaaaaagaaaaagaagaaaaaaagaagaaagaagaagaaagaaaaaaagggcagaaactcgaagaagaagaagaaaagaagaaaggagaagaagaaagaagaaaagagatgaAGAGAAGCATACCTGATGAAGAAGcttgaagaagaaagaagaatcgATGATGTGACTGGGTCGAGATGATGTGACTTGGATCGACTTgaaggagaaagaagaagaaattgtTGAAGCCCTAAATTTTTTCTGTTAATCGCTGGTCTGctgcctttttcttttcttttttttcaaaaaccgATGCTACAGGGCGCCTCTCGCTACACAGCGCCCCTCGCTACACAGGCAGAGGCGCTCGCCTTTTTGAAATCGCCACGCAACAGAGGCAAATAGCGCTGGAGGCTCGCATCGCATCACCTCACGCTATTAGCGCTGAGGCGAGCGCTATTTACAACACTGGTTGTTGCAgttctggatatcacctttgtttttGTACAACGGAATCATCAAACTCCACCTCCAATCTTCGGGCATCTTCTTCGTCTTGAAAATGACGTTAAACAAGCTAGTAAGTCACTCCAACCCTACCCTACCCGCTTCTTTCCAAAATTCCACCAGGATCTCGTCCGGCCCAGTCGCCTTACCCCTGCTCATCTTTCGTATAGCCACATCAACCTCCTCACACCTAATACGCCTACAAAACCCAAAATCTCTCCGACTCTCTAAGTTCTCCAACTCACCCAGCACAATGTTCCTATCCCCTTCCTCGTTCAAGAGTCTATGGAAGTACTCCTGCCATCTACGTCTGATACACGCCTCTTCCACCAATACCTTATCGTCttcgtctttgatgcacctcactcGATCCAGGTCCCGAGCCTTCCTCTCCCTAATTTTGGCTAACTTGTACAGCTTCCTATCCCCTCCTTTGCCCCCAAGATCCTCATACAATCCTTCAAGAGTTGCAGTCTTGGCTGCCATAACCGCGAGCTTCGCCTCTCTTATTGCCTTCTTATATCCCTCCCTATACGACCTTCGCTcttcctcgtcagtgctccccaCTAGCTTCAGATATGCCGCTTTCTTAGCTTCCACTTTTCATTGGACCTcctcattccaccaccagtccccTTTGTGGCCACCCGAGTAACCCTTCGAAACCCTTAACACCTCCCAAGCAGCTTCCCTAATGCAGTTTGTTGTCATGGTCCACATACTACTCGCGTCCCCACTGCTCCCCCAGGCCCCCATAGCCAACAGCTTCTCCCCCAACTCCTGAGCCTTTCCCTTAGTCAAGGCTCCTCACTGACCAAGTAAAGTGCATCAAGGACAAAGAAGGTAGAGTTTGTTGGATGAGGGGCATATCCGGCAGAGGTGGCAAACTTACTTCAATGGTCTCTTGAACGAGGAGGGGGACAGGAACATTGTGTTGGGTGATTTGGAATCCTCCGAGAGTCGTTGCGACTTTGGGTATTATAGACGTATTAGAGTTGATAAGGTCAAGGGGGCTATGCGTAAGCAGCGGAAAAACGACTGTGTCAAATGAAATTCCGGTGGAGTATTGGAAGAGTGCATGCAAGGCGGTCTTGGAGTGGCTCACTAGgttatttaatgttatttttaggaCGAACAAGATGCCCGAAAGAATGGAGATGGAGTACGATGGTTCctttgtacaagaacaaaggtgatatctaAAACTGCAACAACTATCGAGGTATCAAGCTACTTAGTCATactatgaaagtctgggagagggcGGTGGAGCTGAGGGTGAGAAGGAGTGTGTCTATTTCCGAGAACCATTTCGGGTTTATGTCGGAGCATTCGACTACGGAAGTCATTCATCCTGTCAGGAGATTGATGGAGTAGTATAGAGAGAGGAAGAgggacttgcatatggtgttcatcgaCTTAGAAAAGGCCTACAATAAAGTTCGAGGTCCTATGGAGATGTtttggaggctagaggtgtaCCTGTGgcatacattagggtgattaaagacatgtatgatggaacTAAGACCTGGGTGAGGACAGTAGGAGGGGACTCAGATCACTTCCCGATCAtgatggggttgcaccaagggtcggCACTCGGCCCTTTTTTGTTTGCCTTGGCAATGGACGTACTGATGCGCCATATCCAAGGGGAGGTACCGAAGGGGAGATGTCGTGGTGCATGTTATTTGAAGATGACATTATATTGATTGACGAGACGCCAGACGATGTTAACGTGAGGTTAGAGCTGTGGAGGCACACCCtggaatctatcaatttcaaacttcatggaactcatatttgcttgttcttcctccttggatcgttaaaggatcctgtcgctctgataccaattgttagcggaaacgtaaaagaaagaacacaagatttaacgtggttcggatcaaaataatcctacgtccaccagagaacaattgtccttttaatattaacaaaggaaggggagatttcccaattacacttaagagaatttctctcttaactctctactcactacaatgtattgtattattttgggatgatttctacaagtgaaggagtgcatctatttatagaggtaaagacctcctcttgatgtcattgctgacatcaaactacctcctcttgatgtcatgggtgacatcaaaggaggaagcttcctcctagcatccacaccaactctttccaccaactcttccaattggcatgccattgttgactaaacataaaccaacattttcagcatgccattgttaactaaacataaaccaacattttcaatctccaccttggtttgcgtttcgagcgtgtgaacaactctggccaaaacttctaagcttactgggcaaccccgttgtaagaaacaagaagaatcaaaccattgttgaacataccacctccacctagcaactgttctcttcggagttgcatcagttgatgcacacccccgccaagtccttgcagtgtgcaaacttagcgagcgggactatcttggtcaacatgtctgcagcattatcatctgtgataaccttcacgaccttgatagttccctcatcaataacatctcgaataaaatgaaatctgacatcaatgtgtttagtgcgctcatgaaatctctgatttttcattagatgaatagcactctgactatcacatctaagagttgattccagctgaaccaaactcaattccgctactaaacttttcaaccagatagcttcctttaccgcctccgctgctgccatgtattctgcttctgtcgtagacaaagcgacaatcgactgcaaagtcgacttccaactgacggcactgccaacgagggtaaagatgtatccagttgtggaccttcttctgtcaagatctcctgcatagtcagaatccacataaccgagaattgaaatacctgtaccactttttcgaaaggtaagaccaacaccagaagctcctttgaaatatctcaatatccact
Coding sequences:
- the LOC104227475 gene encoding ubiquitin carboxyl-terminal hydrolase 25, which translates into the protein MAYLLQMNWQPNLLSQRRKTGPPLGLKNLGNTCYLNSVLQCLTYTPPLAFFCLQSQHSSSCDSGAAAASEKKSECPFCILEKRIARSLSLESALDTPSKINHCLKIFAQHFRYGRQEDAHEFLRYVIDACHNTCLRLKKLQQQRRKGGGADGNGNTIVKEIFGGALQSQVKCLSCGAESNKVDEIMDISLDVLHSSSLKDAMQRFFRPEVLDGNNKYKCENCKKLVTARKQMSIHQAPNVLVIQLKRFEGIYGGKIDKPIAFEEFLVLSSYMCKASQDPHPEYNLFGTIVHSGFSPDSGHYYAYIKDAVGRWYCCNDSFVSLSTLQEVLSEKVYILFFSRTKQRSPLTKTCLSVNGSKFNHSNGLARSKISTCDLAKPENGKHVLGHPSEKENVMTFKVSKVHSSPVRELSIFERSSIKKIPSSGNIKIVVHQRESDNRNGDVRASVLTEKEVTSLPDRNGIRKSCGNGHMTRSHALTHGNGKLPGVATSSVADGPHKDYGLSNGKTAGRDSSAKEANGNGKIQSVATNPLRGNVRKNNGENNEKAAEVTSVQKEMSNGRVESSSISGSKRKLPDDCILLEQDAQSRAKVEELKKELHKEASLVLRTCGWSEEVYAFMHSKKSGAQADNEASDFNVKKRLLIADAKSMFISRIPESLKGSLIKRLTSISQGKPPSST